The following nucleotide sequence is from Halogeometricum borinquense DSM 11551.
ACTTGATCAATAGACAGATCAGATTCTGGTTCAGGATTTAGTACAGAGGGGTCTATGTTTCTATCCCAGTTTGTCCAGGGACCACTATAGGGGGTATCCGTTATTGAGTCGGTGAACTCGCAATCATCCGTTATCCAAGCGACGAACTCGTAGTAAGCAATCCACTGGTACTTTTTACTGAATTTCTCGGGTTTCCGAGTCCCCCTTCCTGCTCGCAACCTCCAGTTCACGCACTGGTCGAATTCACCAAACGAATCTGGATGCCAACCAAGGTCAAACACTCTTTTCGTAATCCATCTAAGAGCCTCGTCACCAGAGATGTCATAACCGTGTACATGAGTGCTGTCACTATTCGTTCCAACAACGTACCGAGCAAAATCACTGAAACCGCCTCCCTCAAAGTCAGATCCCACTAAACCAATCCAAAACTTGGATTCAAGATCTGTATCTGCATCTTCCAACCGTTCTGTTACCTGATCTCGTAACTCATCCGGACTTGGAATACCGATACTGAACGAGCTGTCATACGGCGGTCTAATCTTATCAAGGTCTACACTGTAGGTATCAGACTTGTCGTTTGCCAGTTCAATGATTCCCCTAGCATAGTCTCTTGTCAGGATATGTGGCGTTGGATCACCATCCTCAAACTCCAGTTCAAATACAGTGTCAGCAATGTCTGTTACCGAGTTCTCCGTTCTGTTTCGGAGAACCCCACCGTAGGCTGCTGCATAAACTCTCTCCAAAATGTATGGATCGTTCACACCTCGGAAGCGTTCAATCAAGTCAATATAGATCTCAAGGTCGGAACCTACGACATTGACTATCGCCTTGGTAGATCTATCCCGTAGAAATCTGTTGGGGCAGCAAAGGAACCAAGATAAGGTAACCGAGATCAACCGCTTCAATTCGATTGACTCAATTGGATTGTTCTCCAGAGAGAAACCCCAGTTAACCAATCGAAATACCTCGGAAGTATCTTCACCGAATTCTTCGTGCAGGAACCTAGACCAATCGTGGTCTCTTCCACGAACACCATATTCCATCAGGATGCCGTGGAGATATTCTGTGTTTAATGGATGCTCTGAACTCGTTGCTAACGTAAGGAGAACCCGCCAGAGTTCATATAGTTCATCTAATTCCCCGATTTCGCTCCAAAGATAATCCGTGACTTCTTGACTAATATCGCCATTCGAATCGATCAGTGTTTGGGGATCTCTCCAACCCAGACTCTTAATGAACGGAATCAAAATCGCCTCTGAATCAATGAAATCGAATATTTCGACGTTATGTTGCTCAGGAAGATGGATCGATAGCGCTTGAATCAGTCCAGAATACCGGAATGGGTCGTCAAATACCTCCTGCAACTCATCACTATCGGATAGAGCATCCCTGAAATCACCGTCCACGTAGAGGTCGAGATACTGCTGTGCCAACATATGGTCTGCAAACTTATCATACGAGAATCTAACCGCTTCTCCTGCATCCTCATCAAACTGGACAACCTCTGAAATCACACCCTCACTCAAGATATGCCTGTATAGACTCTCTGGGTAGCGTCTTCCTGGTAGAAAGTCATTGACGATCTGCTTTGCTTTATCCTTGGGCAAGCGTTTGGTGCCGCCTCCCTCTTCAGCCATTTCACGAGCCAGCGCTTCAACAGCAGTTCTTACCTTGTTATCGCTCGGATCGTACTGTAGCTCCCGCCAGAGCCGTTCGTGGACACCATCAATATATCCTTCAAATATCTGGCTAATGCCTTCAGGACCGTGAGAAACCCGGCTCTTTCCCTGTCTCTCCAAGTTCTCACAGAACAGCTTCAAAAACAACGGGACCTGAAACTCTTGTTTCAGAACCGGGATCGAGGAATGGTCTATCCCGTGTGCGTCGAAGAACTTTCGAACAGCTTCGTACTCAACTTCTCTGAAGCCATAGTGTCTGGTTTCGATGAGGTCGTCCTCAGTACTTTCGAATACTCGGTTTTCATAGCCGGTGCGGCAACTAACACAGATCCCGATATGTGGGTAGTTCTCTAACTTCCGTAGCACTCCTGGAAGCTGTCTCGACCACATCCGTGGATCAGAACTCTCATTCAAAGCGTCGATCATGATGAGAGATCGAACACCACGTGATTCTCCGAGAGAATCTAGGGCACCTAAGAACTCTTCAGTACCACAAGTCAATCCAAACCGTTCGATAATCTGCGTCCAAATATTCCTGTTATAGAAGTTCTCGCCGAGCAACAATACAGTCGGGTAACCTTCCTCAATTCGGTCTTTAGCGACATTGCATAACAGGTGTGTTTTCCCCATCCCTGCTTCCCCAAGCAACTTCAAAGCAGGGTCCTGAGCTACCTGCAAATCCTTCGATTGAACATATCTTTGAAAGCTGTATACTTCACTCTGGACTTGACGGAAACGATTCAGGGTATGTTTTTCTGTTGTACCTACTGAATCCTGTTCTTCCTCTGCCTGTTCTTTGAGAGTTCGAAGCTCCGGTTCCAGTGAACTGATCGCTTGCTCTGCCTGTTCAAGAGTATCAACTAACTCTTGAATAGGGATGTCTGTATCCACCTGTTCAATATCTTGGAGAAGGACTGGTATCTGTTCTATTGCATCGTGTAACTCATGAAAAGATTCCTCATCAGCCTGCTTCAACACCTCAATACTTCTCTGGGTGAACAAGCTACTTGCTTCCTCACTGAGAGCATCTAAACGATCTTTAACGTCCCCAACGAAAGCTGGGGTTCTCCCTAATGGCTCAAAAATATCCGATGCTTTGATATCAACGTGAAGCTCTGGTGTGTACCGCTCACTAGCATTAGAAATCGTTTCTTCTAGCTCTGACCGTAATTTGGATCCAGTTAGTTGGTTTGTGTTGAACCAGAAGTAGAGCCGACCTTTGTGCTTCTCCTTACTTAGGAGTTCTAATAGTCGGGATTGACCCCAGAAAACGAACTCCACATCCATGTCACGTTCATCCGCCCACCTTTCCCATTTCTCCTTCCGGTCATTGTACTTCTCAAGTGCGGTCTTAACCCCTTTACGCGGGCTGTGAGGTCGGTCGCATGGGACACATACAAAATACTTGGTTAGTCCTGGATAGGTGTCTAGTGCTTTTTTAACAGATCTGTCGACTTGTGATAGGCTGCTATTATCGATTCTATCTACGTATTTTGCTTGCCAACCCCATACATCTCCTTCCGGGGACTCCCATTTGCATTCGATTCCTGCGTCTGGGTCGCCAATACGGGTATATTTCCATGAACCAGATATGTCTTCAAATTGGTGTGCAATCTGGCTACAGAGTTCCTCGAAGCCCTTCCTGCGGGAAGTTTCAACCGGTCTAATATTGTTAAAGTTGATAGAAATGCTCATGGACGTAATCCAACTCGTGCTTGTGTTTCAAGTAAGTGTCTGGTTCTGAGACAGGTTTGAGTATAATAGTTTGGTCGACTGAAGGCTTGGAATCAGGGTAGAATAATTTGAACCGGTCTGACTCGCAGGTTTGAGCCAGGTTCGAAACAGGGGTGCGACTAAGTGGTGTATTCCGGTTCTTTTAGAGGTGAAGTGGTTTGATGGCTTGTAGGTATTCTTGTTGTGCTTGGTTACGGTCGATGCGTGTGTAGATGTCTATGGTTTCTGACTCGGAGTCGCCTCGGATGTATTGGAGGATGTGGTCGGGCATTCCTTGGTTTCTCATGAGGGTGGTGAAGACGGTTCGGAAGGTGTGTGGTGTGAATTTTTTGTGGAACCGTGTTTCGCCTTCTTCCATGACCCCGGTTTTAACGGCTGCCTCCCTGACTTTCCGCCGGATTCTTTCCCGTGTTAGCTGGTTTCCGGTTCGACTGGAGGCAAACAGGTATTCCGAGGTGTTCTGGTCGATGAACTGGAGGCGTTGAATCATTCTCACTGTTTCATCGTCAACGGGTATGACGGTGGTTTTGCCTCCTTTCCGGTTGGTAAGCCGAATAAAACCGTCTTCGAGCAGTAGGTCTTCGCGTGTGATGGTGAGTGCTTCTGTGACTCGGCACCCGGTTTTAGCGAGTACTACTGCCACGGTCTTGTCCCGCGGATCATCGATAGCGTGAACAATCTTCTCAGCGTTTTCCCATGTGGCGCAGTCAGGTCGGTCGTGGATCTGCTTAGGAACTTCTTCGAGTACGACCGCGGCAGGGTTCCCGGTGATGTCTTCGTATCGGGGTCGTTTCATTGCCCAAGCGTAGAAGCTGCTGAGTGATTCGAGGTAGCGGCGTTTGGTGTTTTGTGCCAAGTCTCGTTCTACGAGTATTCTCAGGTACTGTTCAACGTGGTGTACTTCGACGTCTTCCGGGTCAAGTTCGGGGAAGTGTTCGTGGAAGAACCGTTGAAGTGTCCGGCTGTACTCATTGATTGTCCGATGGCTTCTACCGGTCGTGGTCTTGCTTGTAAGGAACTCGTTGATCGAGTCGTGCTTGTTCTCGAACCGGGTTTTGTACCAGTCATCACCCATTACTTGTCACCTCCTGAGTTGTGTTTCCAGCCTTTACCACGCCGGAACACCACCCTTGCTTCGTCTCCGAGTTTGTAGAGACCGGTCTCCAAGTCAAGACGAACCCTTCTCCGAAACTCCGGCTGCTTCAACAACTCTTCGAGAAGTTGGTCGAACGGAGTGTAGTTCTCAGACAGAATCTTCTCAACCAGTTCCTCATCGATCGTTTGAGTCTGGGAGGTTACCCTGTTGGATGACTGGCTTTCAAGCTGCTGCTCAAGCTCCTCAACCCTCTGCTGTAACTGTTCGACTTTTCGTTTGTCACCGAGTTTCAACTGACCTTGTTCTCGGAGGTACCGAGCCTCCTGAATCAAGTCTTGGAGGTACTGGATCATCGAGGTACCGCGCTCTTCGGCCTCTGCTTTCCACGTTTCTTTGTGGGTTTCCGGCGGGTAGAGCTTCACCAACGAAGTGTCATCACTGATGCCACTGGACGATTTCCAACCAGTCATTTAAAGATCAATCCTCCAAGTAAACGTATGTAAACTTATTCTTATAAGTCTAGTACTG
It contains:
- a CDS encoding NACHT domain-containing protein: MSISINFNNIRPVETSRRKGFEELCSQIAHQFEDISGSWKYTRIGDPDAGIECKWESPEGDVWGWQAKYVDRIDNSSLSQVDRSVKKALDTYPGLTKYFVCVPCDRPHSPRKGVKTALEKYNDRKEKWERWADERDMDVEFVFWGQSRLLELLSKEKHKGRLYFWFNTNQLTGSKLRSELEETISNASERYTPELHVDIKASDIFEPLGRTPAFVGDVKDRLDALSEEASSLFTQRSIEVLKQADEESFHELHDAIEQIPVLLQDIEQVDTDIPIQELVDTLEQAEQAISSLEPELRTLKEQAEEEQDSVGTTEKHTLNRFRQVQSEVYSFQRYVQSKDLQVAQDPALKLLGEAGMGKTHLLCNVAKDRIEEGYPTVLLLGENFYNRNIWTQIIERFGLTCGTEEFLGALDSLGESRGVRSLIMIDALNESSDPRMWSRQLPGVLRKLENYPHIGICVSCRTGYENRVFESTEDDLIETRHYGFREVEYEAVRKFFDAHGIDHSSIPVLKQEFQVPLFLKLFCENLERQGKSRVSHGPEGISQIFEGYIDGVHERLWRELQYDPSDNKVRTAVEALAREMAEEGGGTKRLPKDKAKQIVNDFLPGRRYPESLYRHILSEGVISEVVQFDEDAGEAVRFSYDKFADHMLAQQYLDLYVDGDFRDALSDSDELQEVFDDPFRYSGLIQALSIHLPEQHNVEIFDFIDSEAILIPFIKSLGWRDPQTLIDSNGDISQEVTDYLWSEIGELDELYELWRVLLTLATSSEHPLNTEYLHGILMEYGVRGRDHDWSRFLHEEFGEDTSEVFRLVNWGFSLENNPIESIELKRLISVTLSWFLCCPNRFLRDRSTKAIVNVVGSDLEIYIDLIERFRGVNDPYILERVYAAAYGGVLRNRTENSVTDIADTVFELEFEDGDPTPHILTRDYARGIIELANDKSDTYSVDLDKIRPPYDSSFSIGIPSPDELRDQVTERLEDADTDLESKFWIGLVGSDFEGGGFSDFARYVVGTNSDSTHVHGYDISGDEALRWITKRVFDLGWHPDSFGEFDQCVNWRLRAGRGTRKPEKFSKKYQWIAYYEFVAWITDDCEFTDSITDTPYSGPWTNWDRNIDPSVLNPEPESDLSIDQVPNYSLRIGDVGTEGWVSDDQEFPEIPNLLEISIDEESWLPLHGTYNWGEKESQESDAERKIVFWIDSVIVDAEDKSELLAWVRQNWVSSDSIQSGLVRLATLTQVFRGEYPWHPVVDDWLEDAGQAIRGSPVDTEKTIIDLHWEAEYDCSIDESYGMFVPSPYLSELLEMEWVVGEKMFMNQSTNPVRIADVSESDGLLDRVNSLTMIGGDSNLLQELTQTGLSIVWLVQGEKRISTGTISGNEFGKSQIRGVYSLNEDGEFTGEIESDFHAWD
- a CDS encoding tyrosine-type recombinase/integrase produces the protein MGDDWYKTRFENKHDSINEFLTSKTTTGRSHRTINEYSRTLQRFFHEHFPELDPEDVEVHHVEQYLRILVERDLAQNTKRRYLESLSSFYAWAMKRPRYEDITGNPAAVVLEEVPKQIHDRPDCATWENAEKIVHAIDDPRDKTVAVVLAKTGCRVTEALTITREDLLLEDGFIRLTNRKGGKTTVIPVDDETVRMIQRLQFIDQNTSEYLFASSRTGNQLTRERIRRKVREAAVKTGVMEEGETRFHKKFTPHTFRTVFTTLMRNQGMPDHILQYIRGDSESETIDIYTRIDRNQAQQEYLQAIKPLHL